Proteins co-encoded in one Spirochaetota bacterium genomic window:
- a CDS encoding folylpolyglutamate synthase/dihydrofolate synthase family protein — MKQRFTSMDAALDWLYAFVNYETRRTATYDPENYNLTRMQRLLDALGYTQTFRVLHIAGTKGKGSTAAAAERFLRADGKHTGLFTSPHCLDVRERIMVDGAMIPKREFMRLTGRAAGIVDTFPDAMKPTTFELFTALALMYFRERHVDWAVIEVGMGGRLDSTNVVMPDAVVITSLSFDHMDKLGSTLPEIAREKAGIIKTAAPVISAMQPTDALTVIRRTAEEHAAPLTVFGAGIVTVLKDISIDGTRFEYTSGSGLCVEIQTPLIGEFQMENLSLALRAVEIVLSPAERTIRRMARSVRDLSIRGRMNIVSREPLSIVDGAHNADSMRKVTAAIRAIAPGREFAVLFAPLLDKDIDGMCEALAGFTEHLIVTAPVSHKSADAHVSAEKARSYGFACEEISDFSQAMESLKSLQKSGYCTLITGSLYAVSSYFSMK, encoded by the coding sequence ATGAAACAACGGTTCACATCGATGGATGCCGCACTCGACTGGCTGTATGCATTCGTCAATTATGAGACGCGCCGTACAGCGACGTACGACCCTGAGAACTATAACCTTACACGCATGCAGCGTCTGCTCGATGCGCTCGGTTATACCCAGACGTTCCGTGTGCTCCACATCGCCGGTACGAAAGGGAAGGGCTCTACCGCAGCGGCGGCCGAGCGTTTCCTCCGCGCGGACGGGAAGCATACGGGGCTTTTCACGTCGCCGCATTGCCTCGATGTGCGCGAACGGATAATGGTCGACGGGGCGATGATACCGAAGAGGGAGTTCATGCGTCTCACCGGCAGAGCGGCCGGCATTGTCGATACGTTCCCGGATGCCATGAAGCCGACGACGTTCGAGCTTTTCACTGCGCTTGCGCTCATGTATTTTCGTGAACGCCATGTCGATTGGGCCGTCATCGAAGTGGGCATGGGCGGGCGGCTCGATTCCACCAATGTCGTTATGCCCGATGCGGTGGTGATAACGTCGCTGTCGTTCGATCACATGGATAAGCTCGGATCGACCTTGCCGGAGATTGCGCGTGAGAAAGCGGGCATCATCAAAACTGCGGCACCGGTGATCTCCGCCATGCAGCCGACGGATGCGCTTACGGTGATACGCCGCACTGCGGAAGAACATGCCGCGCCGCTCACGGTTTTCGGCGCGGGCATAGTAACGGTGTTGAAGGATATATCGATCGACGGTACGCGTTTCGAATATACGTCCGGGAGCGGCCTCTGCGTGGAGATACAGACGCCGCTCATCGGCGAGTTCCAAATGGAGAACCTTTCCCTTGCGCTTCGCGCCGTTGAGATCGTACTTTCGCCCGCGGAGAGAACGATACGCCGCATGGCGAGATCGGTGCGGGACCTGTCCATTCGCGGGCGGATGAATATCGTATCGCGGGAACCGCTTTCGATCGTCGATGGCGCGCATAATGCCGATTCGATGCGGAAAGTCACAGCAGCGATACGTGCGATAGCGCCGGGAAGGGAATTCGCCGTGCTTTTCGCGCCGCTCCTCGATAAGGATATCGACGGTATGTGCGAGGCGCTCGCCGGTTTTACCGAGCATCTCATCGTGACGGCACCGGTGTCGCATAAAAGCGCCGATGCGCATGTGTCAGCGGAAAAAGCGCGTTCATATGGCTTTGCCTGTGAGGAGATATCGGATTTTTCACAGGCAATGGAAAGCCTGAAAAGCCTGCAAAAGAGCGGATATTGCACATTGATAACCGGTTCTCTCTACGCGGTATCGTCATACTTCTCGATGAAATAG
- the rpsF gene encoding 30S ribosomal protein S6 gives MKLYEILFFSENNDAVFLRAKDKVKASLDAHGCVIEKEEDFGVKELAYDIGKVRDGHYYFYHFKAEPKVISGIESELKHDANILRSMIIALGK, from the coding sequence ATGAAACTGTACGAGATACTGTTCTTCAGCGAGAACAACGATGCCGTGTTCCTGCGGGCGAAGGACAAGGTAAAGGCTTCTCTCGATGCGCATGGCTGCGTCATCGAGAAGGAAGAAGATTTCGGCGTCAAAGAGCTTGCCTACGACATCGGCAAGGTGCGGGACGGGCATTACTATTTCTACCATTTCAAGGCGGAGCCGAAAGTAATTTCCGGCATCGAGAGCGAGCTTAAGCACGACGCGAACATACTCCGCAGCATGATAATAGCGCTCGGCAAGTAG
- a CDS encoding anaerobic ribonucleoside-triphosphate reductase activating protein, translating to MTRSRDRIFVRGGSDVSFIDYPGRIAAILFAASCNFRCGYCHNPLLVNVPVTASYWRYDELLERISSLRGKIDGVVVTGGEPTLHADMPDIIDELHSLSLPIKLNTNGSTPSAVRASLSSLSHVSLDIKTALNKYRRVCTIPDAAIRVHETLSLLRESPIVWDLRITAAPGILDEADVDALLPVLTGAHVILQKFDPANTLDENYASMIPYTSKTMERIRARIAGVAVCELI from the coding sequence ATGACCCGATCGCGGGATAGGATATTCGTCCGCGGCGGGTCGGATGTCTCGTTCATCGATTACCCCGGACGTATCGCGGCCATACTTTTCGCAGCGTCATGCAATTTTCGCTGCGGCTACTGCCATAACCCGCTCCTGGTGAACGTCCCGGTGACGGCTTCATACTGGCGATATGATGAACTGCTTGAACGCATATCGTCGCTTCGCGGCAAGATCGACGGTGTCGTGGTGACCGGCGGCGAGCCGACGCTTCACGCGGACATGCCCGATATCATCGATGAATTGCATTCGCTGTCGCTCCCGATAAAACTGAACACGAACGGAAGCACCCCCTCCGCCGTTCGAGCGTCGCTCTCTTCGCTTTCCCATGTGTCGCTCGATATCAAGACCGCGCTCAATAAGTACCGCCGCGTATGCACTATCCCCGATGCCGCCATACGTGTGCATGAAACGCTGTCCCTGCTCAGGGAGTCGCCCATCGTATGGGATCTCCGCATTACGGCGGCGCCCGGCATTCTCGATGAGGCTGATGTGGACGCGCTTCTCCCGGTATTGACCGGCGCGCATGTGATACTCCAGAAATTCGATCCCGCGAATACGCTTGATGAGAACTATGCATCCATGATACCCTATACGTCGAAGACGATGGAGCGCATCCGTGCGCGTATCGCAGGCGTGGCGGTGTGCGAGCTGATATGA
- the rpsR gene encoding 30S ribosomal protein S18 encodes MADEIVSENPAPEAPPASPPPSDGGGGRERRKDDDRKRFFKRKVCHFCKSKVDEVDYKDGKFLRRFTKEGGKILPHRLSGNCAKHQRLVSLAIKRARIMALLPYKARV; translated from the coding sequence ATGGCTGACGAAATAGTATCTGAGAACCCGGCACCCGAAGCCCCGCCGGCAAGTCCCCCGCCGTCCGACGGCGGCGGCGGTCGCGAGCGTCGCAAGGATGACGATCGGAAGCGCTTTTTTAAGCGCAAAGTTTGTCATTTCTGCAAGAGCAAGGTGGACGAGGTCGATTATAAGGACGGGAAATTCCTCCGCCGTTTCACGAAAGAGGGCGGAAAGATACTCCCGCATCGCCTGAGCGGCAATTGCGCGAAGCATCAGCGTCTCGTATCGCTTGCGATAAAGCGCGCACGCATCATGGCGCTGTTGCCGTACAAAGCCAGGGTATAA
- a CDS encoding polymer-forming cytoskeletal protein — MAKQPESDAVTIDEKSIVTVLADDIIFKGTLSFKTSLMIKGTFEGEIDATGELVIGDKAVVKANIKSDTIVCYGRIEGNVEAKKSIIFARSSQISGDIKTPDLVIQSGCRFNGNCTMTTASAAAPAATPAPASGLPPKK; from the coding sequence ATGGCAAAACAACCGGAAAGCGACGCAGTAACGATCGACGAGAAGAGCATCGTAACGGTACTCGCCGACGATATCATTTTTAAAGGTACGCTTTCGTTCAAGACATCGCTCATGATAAAGGGAACGTTCGAAGGCGAAATAGACGCTACGGGCGAACTTGTCATCGGCGACAAGGCCGTTGTCAAGGCCAATATCAAGAGCGATACCATCGTCTGCTACGGCAGGATAGAAGGCAATGTCGAAGCGAAAAAGAGCATTATTTTCGCGAGAAGTTCGCAGATCTCCGGTGATATCAAAACTCCGGACCTCGTCATCCAGAGCGGCTGCCGCTTCAACGGCAATTGTACGATGACGACGGCTTCCGCTGCGGCACCGGCCGCAACACCCGCTCCTGCGAGCGGATTACCGCCGAAGAAGTAA
- a CDS encoding single-stranded DNA-binding protein: MAYSDLNSVVLIGRLTADPKSDQLPTGTTKASFSLANNYYGANKTNDVNFFDIVAFGKLADTCNTYLKKGKQIAVRGTLRQQRWQDKQSGGNRSRIEIIINDMQMLGAKGEGGGSSGEGAAPADAQSNAAGGATGNATSAASSNAASAGEGFNDDEVPF, from the coding sequence ATGGCATACAGCGATCTGAACTCGGTCGTTCTCATCGGGAGATTGACCGCGGACCCGAAATCCGATCAGTTGCCGACCGGGACCACAAAGGCGAGCTTTTCGCTCGCGAACAATTATTACGGTGCCAATAAGACGAATGATGTGAACTTTTTCGATATCGTCGCCTTCGGCAAGCTCGCGGATACCTGCAATACCTACCTTAAGAAAGGGAAGCAGATAGCCGTGCGTGGAACGCTCCGGCAGCAGCGCTGGCAGGACAAGCAGAGCGGCGGCAATCGCTCCCGCATCGAGATCATCATCAATGATATGCAGATGCTCGGCGCGAAAGGCGAAGGCGGCGGTTCATCCGGTGAAGGCGCTGCCCCGGCGGATGCGCAGTCGAATGCGGCAGGCGGTGCAACAGGTAATGCAACAAGTGCTGCGTCAAGCAATGCAGCAAGTGCGGGCGAAGGTTTTAATGACGACGAAGTGCCTTTCTGA